From Paenibacillus sp. PL2-23:
AGCCGCTCCAACTGCTCGTCGATCATTCCACATTTTATCGTAATTTCGACGTTCTCGTGCTCCAGGGACTGGTCAATAATCAGCTTCAAGCTTAGCGCTCCTTCCTTGCTGCTCTCGACGGTTTATCGTATCTGTAGAACAGCATACCACCTTCTGCCAGATGCGCAATGCCTTCTGGGGTGAGATGCACGAGTTTAGGGTCAAGATGCAGTGTAAACAAGAAAAACGTATGACGGCGTCCTGAATAAAAACTTTCGCCATAGTCATCATCTCGACCGGGCTTCTAACGGTCAAAAAAATCCTTTAAACTAATCAAATCGGCCATCCAAAGTTGTAACGGTCATTTTCGAAAGTTAGATCGATAATTGTGGTAAAGTCGGAGCGTTTAGGAGGGCTAAGCGTCAAATTTGCCCGTTACAGGCTGGAAAGCGCTACATTCGAGCTCTAAGCGCATGTTTTGTCCGTTAGCGTTGTGGCGTTCGAACCGCGTGAAAATGTTATAAATTCTGGTGGTAAAGACTTCATCCTGCCGCTTAAAATGAAAATCCCCGCTTATCAGCGGGGATGACATATTCGCTTCATATTCAAGGCTCGTCTACGACAACAAGCAGCGATGAAAACACCTCGCGCGGCACACCTGGCGTATTGACACCGTCGACCTTGTTAATCGGCGTATTGTTGATGTCGTAGCCTCCGCTGCTGTTCAACGTAGCCGCGGTAGACGAACCGCCGCCGTCCATGTTCAGCGCTTGATAGGCGCCGAGCTCCTTCATATATCGGCCAAGCTCTTCTATATAGAAGCCAGTAGAGCCGCCCGCTCCCCTGCCGTCTACAACAACGAAGAATACGCTGCCGTCGCTCCGGATGCCAACGGCTGTACGGGGATGCCTGTCATTGTGGCGATAATAGGTTTGCTCATCGTAATCCGGGTGCGACGGACTGGAGATGACCTTGCCCCGGAAATCCTGGACTCCCCCATCCTTTACCAGCCAGTATTGGCCGCCCGAGGCTTGGTACAGATCATCTCGCACCCCCTCCCAATCCTCGTCGTAGGTGCCGATGACTGGCGTGCCGTCATCCTTAATGCCGAAGAAGCCATGGAGCGGATAGCTTTTGCCGTCAACGCCTGATATCCTCACTCCATTAATGACTGACGAGCCGTCTTTAATCATATAGCCTTCAGGGCCTTGCTCCGTGTAGAACTCACCGTTCACGCCAGCGACAACCTTCTTGCCGCTAATATGGGTGGTCGCGGCTTGTTCCGCCACCGTTGCCTTAATGGAATCGTGGCCCTCGCTGTCCTCGATCCGAATATAGTTGCCGTTCGCATCCGTAGGAGGAATCTGGTTGTCCTTCACCCCGACGATAATGGACACATCCGGTCTCGTCAGATCGACGTCGATGATATTGGCTTTCTGGAGATGGCCATACCGATCTACAAAATCCATCTGCCGGTGAACCACACCCGGTGCTACGGTAACCGATTGATCGCGGAGCACGCTCAGGATGATTGGCTTGTAAGCCGTACCAGCTTGGGGCAGCGATTGAAGCTGAGGCCTGCCCTCCTCCTTGTCCAGCACCCATATATGGCGGAAATCCCAATTCAGGGCACTTTCATATGTAGCCTGAGCAACAAGCGATCCATCTGCAGCGTCGGCTCCTTGGCCGTTGCCAGCCGCGCCGCCTGTTGCCGCTGCTCCCTGCACCAGAGCGTTGACCGACGCGATATTGCTCGCAAGCGTCGGCGTACCGTTAAGCCGGCCGACGATCCGGCCGATATTGCCGCCGACGTTGTCAATCGTGCCGGCCAACACGGCATTGCCTTGAATGACTGCTCCCGTATAGGCATATGCCGTAATTCCGCCGGTATTGTTCTCCTCGGATTGTACATCGGGTACCACATAGGAGCCTATAAGCCGCGAGCCAGCCTCCGATACCGCGACGAGCCCGCCGCTCTCTACCCTTGCGCTGACCGAAGCGTCCGCATAGACGTGACGGATTGTGCCCGTGTTGGAGACCGCAACCCCCGCGCTGCGGTAGCCGCCGGACACTGTACCGGTAACAAAGGCTTCGCGGATCGTCCCCAAATTGCGGGCCGCAATGCCCGCTGCCCAATACGTAGAGTTCGTATCCAGGCTCGTAACCGCGACATTCGAGAAGCCGATTCGCTCGATGACGCCATAGTTGTCGACGACAAAGGCCGCTTTCGGCTGTGAGACGCTGCCCGCCGCGTGAAGACCGCTGATGACATGTCCGTTCCCATCCAGCGTGCCGTTGAATGACGGAATAGGCTGGAACATCCCGTTCAGCTCAATGTCCGCCGACAGCACATAATCTCCCCCTGGATTCGTCCGAAGCTGCTCCAGGTCCGCTGCGGTCGACAGCTGAATCGCCTGCTGCTCCGGCACGCTCCGCAAGCCGGGGTGGTCCAGCGCCGCGCTCCACCGCCATACCGCACTGAAATTCCAGCCCAGCGTTTCTTCGTAGAACCATGGACGGTCCAGGGTGGAAGCGGATGCGTCCATGCCTTGAGCATTGCTTGTCGTGCCGCCGGTAACGGGCGATCCTTGCACAAGCGCGCCTACCGAAGCGAAATTGTTCGCAAGCGTCGGCGTGCCGTTCATACGGCCGACAATCCGGCCAATATTGGTGCCGCCGTTCTTTATCGTACCCGCCAGCACCACGTTGTCTCTGATAACTGCGCCGGTATACGCGTATGCCGTAATTCCGCCGGTATTATTGCCTGCCGACTCGACATCTGGCACGACATAAGAGCCCTCCAGCAGCGAGCCGGCCTCCGACACCGCGACCAATCCGCCGCTTTCCACCTTCGCGTGGACAGACGCGTCTGTGTAGACATGACGAATCGTGCCTGAGTTCGAAACGGCAATGGCCGCACTGCGATAACCGCCTGACACATCGCCTGTAACGAATGCCTCGCGGATTGTACCCAGATTGCGGGCTGCAATGCCGGAAGCCCAATAGATGGAGCTTGTGTCGAGGCTCGTGGAGTCTACCTGCCTGAATCCGATTCGCTCGATGACACCGTAATTGTCCACGATGAACGCAGCTTTGGGCAGTGAAGCGCTGCCCGCCACCGTCAGGCCGGTGATGATATGCCCATCCCCGTCGAGCGTGCCGCTAAACGACGCAATGGGTTGAAACATCCCGCTCAGCGCAATGTCCGCCGTCAGCACGTAATCCAAATCTGGACTCGTGCGAAGCTGCTCCAGGTCCGCTGCAGTCGACAGCTCTATCGCGTGCTGCTCAGGTACGCTCCGCAGGACGGGACGATCCAGCACCGCGCTTATCCTCCACCGCTTGCTATAATCCCAGCCCAGCGTTCCCTCATATATGGAGGGATCGCCAAGCGCCGCATCCGTCGCGTTCTGCCCGTGCTTATTGCTGAGCGTGCCTCCGGAGGCCGCCGCTCCCTGCACCAGCGCGCTCACTGACGCTATGTTGTTCTCTAGCGTAGGCGTGCCGTTAAGCCGGCCGACTATCCGGCCAATATTGCTTCCCCCGCTGACAATGGTGCCCGCCAATACCGCATTGTCGCGGATGACGGCGCCCGTGTAGGCATACGCCGTGATGCCGCCAGTGTTATTGTCGGCAGACTGCACATCCGGCACCACATAAGAGCCTTCCAATCGGGAGCCGGCCTCCGATACCGCCACAAGGCCTCCGCTTTCCACTTTAGCGCTAACCGAAGCGTCCGCATAAACGTGGCGGATTGTGCCCGTGTTGGAGACCGCAACCCCCGCGCTGCGGTAACCGCCGGACACCTCGCCGGTCACGAAGGCTTCGCGAATCGTACCCAGGTTGCGGGCCGCGATGCCCGCCGCCCAATAGGAAGAGTTGGTATCCAGGCTGGTTACATCTACATCTGTAAATCCAATATTCTCGATCAAGCCGTAGTTATCAATGATAAAAGCCGCCTTCGGCTGCGATGCGCCGCCAGCCACGGTCAGGCCGCTAATGACATGGCCAGCCCCGTCCAGCGTGCCGCTAAACGCCGATATCGGCTGGAACGTCCCGCTTAACGCGATGTCGGCCGCCAGCCTGTAGTGCCCTGCGGGATTCGTCCGAAGCTGCTCCAGATCCGCTGCGGTCGCCAGAGCAATAGCCGGCGAAGAGCTGCTCGCCCGCACCTGCTGCGGGGCAGGCTGCAGCACAGCCATGATCAAGACATACGATAAGAGCAAAAGCAATGTTTGACGCAAACCCTTCATTCCCATTCTCATTTCCTATCCACTCCTTCTCTCCTGGTCGTGTTGCTATTCCACCCAGATTGGCGCGGTTGCGGCAAATTCTCCGTCATCCTGATACACCTTGACGAAGTAATAGCGCTGACCGACCGGCAGCTCCACCCGCAGATGAAGCTCCAGATCGGCGCACTTGGCACTATATAGCACCGTTCCCTGCTCGCCGATAATATCCGCTTGAACGATGCGACGCCCCGTATCCCTTCGATACGATGCCCGAATGTCAAAGGCCAGCTTGTCCGCAGCCGATATCCGGGAGCCCATGATGGCACCGTTGATTCGGAACCACACCTGCAGGAATAGCGCCGAAGTGAAATATACGCGTTGCCGGCGCACCGCGTCGAAGAAATGCTCCTCCGTCAGCCGATCCACCAGCACGCCTGTGCGAAGGGTGTTTGCGGTGCCCCATTGCCCATGGTGATTGTCCTGACTGCCTACGGGCGCCACATGCCATCCCAAATCAAGAGCCTTGACATAATAGTAGAGTCCGCCCAGCTCCTTCGATTCAATGGTGTTAATCTCCAGCATATGCATAACGCCATCAAGCTCGGGATCGTAAGGCGCGAACCCATCCAGATGGCGATTACCGCACGACCATGGATGATTCCACTGCTGGATGGAGTCGGGATAACGCTTCAGCAGCTCGTAGTAAGCGGGAATATAGTTATATTTGATTTCGTAAGCGTTAATGAAAAAATCCATGTTATACGTGTTCATATGGCCGAACTGGTTGTACCAGGTGGTCTCCGCGCCATACAACGCCAGGAAGGAGCCCTCCTCGGTCTTGGCTGCGGCAACCGCTTGGATGTCCCGCCACTTCCGGCTTTTGTCCCAGTCCAGGTCATGATCGTACAAATTGCTGTGCTCCGTAATGGCCAAAAAATCCAGCTCCCCCGTATATCTCGCGTAATCATACGCATGCTCCGACACACCAATGCCGTCCGAGAAGCCGGTATGGCTATGCAAATTGCCGAAATAGATGCTGTATTCTCCATTCGGCGCGGGTAAATCGACAGGACGCGGACGCGGCGCGGGCAGCGCCGGCGCCTGTGCAAGCCCAAGCCCGTGCAGCATCAGCGTCTGTTCCGGATCGATCGCTTTCAGTACGAGGCAGAGATCATGAATACCCGTCAGCGGCAAATGCTCGGGATGACGCAGCTCCCCGGCCAGGGTGGACCATCGCTTCCACTGCTTGAAGAGCACCAGCTCGCCAATAATGACTCCCTCCGGTCCTCCCAGTCTAGCTTCAAGAGTTGCCTTAAGGGATTTATCCGGATTCACGAAGCCGAACTCTCCCCTCAGTTGATTGACTCCCTGCGCGGTAAAATCAACGTCCTTGAACACCACATAAGAGCCGGTCATGGAGCTGGCCGCCACAATAGCCGTTCGCCCCGGTTCAAGCTCATCCTCCTTCCACAGCACGAAGCCCGCTCCCTCGTCCCATTCCGTTGCCAGAAATAACTGGCCTGCCTGCCTGGGAGCTGCCATTTCTTCCTGCGGCTCATCCGCTCCGAACACCTCGACATGTCGAAGCAACGCCCTCTCGTCGCTCGAGCAATACGTGACCGTTACACGGATATAACGGGCGATGGTTTCGACCTCATGCCGTATGCCTTGTATGGCAGCGATTTGGTTGTCCGTCTTGCTTGCGATTTCTGTCCAGTTCAATCCGTCTCTGCTGGCCTCTACGAAATAGTGAACGTAACGCTCGTCTTCCCCGTAAGCGCTTATCCGAATTTCCGTAATGGGCAATATATGCTGCAGATCAACCTTCCACCATTTGTAATAAGGGCCACCGCTCCAGCAGGTGTCGTCCCGGCCGTCAACGGCCATGCCCGCTTCGCAGCCCTCGATCGCACATTCAGCATTTGCCGGCTTGCCTCGGCTAAGCAGAACGGGCTGTGTCGTTCCGTATTCTCGTAATGGCTCTGTACTCATTCATGTATCACCCATTCAGCTAGTAATTGTGTCCGTCCAACTTATCCTTTGATCGCACCCATCATAACGCCCTTCACAAAATGCTTCTGCACCAGCGGGTACAAGAGCAGCATCGGCAGACTGGAGACGACGATCACCGCGTATTTGACGCCTTCCGTGAGCAGCAGCTGGTCGACCAAGCTTTCGCCTTGTCCGCCGACCATTCCCCCCATATCCTCTTGAATCAGCAGGTTGCGGATCACCATCTGCAGGGGCATTCTCCAATCGTCGTTCAAATATATAAGCGCCATAAAATACGCATTCCAATGGGCAACGGCATAATACATGGTCATAACCGCAATGATCGGCATCGACAACGGCAGCACAATGTGAGTCAGCGTTCGTATATTGCTGCACCCGTCCATAAACGCCGCTTCCTGCAATTCATAGGGAATGGACGTTTGAAAATAAGTGCGCATCACGATCAGGTTCCATACGCTGACCGCGCTCGGAATGACCATAACCCATAAATTGTTATATAAGCCCAGAACGTCCTTGTAGATCAGAAACGTCGGGATCAGACCGCCATTAAACAATAATGTGAAGGTAAACAGAAGCACCAGCACATGGCGCCCCACCAGGTCCCTGCGCGATAACGCATAGGCTCCCATGGTCGTCATGACGACATTAATAGATGTGCCCACCACCAGATAGAGGATGGAATTGCGGTAGCCGGTCCATATATCCGGATTTTGAAATACCTTGCGGTACGAGTTCAGCGTCAGATCCTGCGGCAGCAGCCACAGCTCGCCTTTCACAATCGCCCAGGGATTGCTCAGGGAAGCGCTGACGATGTAAATCAGCGGATACAGCGTTGCTGCCGTAATAAGCGTCAATATCGCATAAATGGCAATGTCATACATTCGCTCGCTGGCTGACTTCTTTCCAGAATGGTTCATGCTCCCCCTCCTCTACCATAGACTTGTGCCGCTGACGCGTTTAGCGATTTGGTTCACGGCAATAATTAGAATGAAATTAATGAAGGAATTGAATAAGCCCACCGCCGTCGAGAAGCTGAACTGCGAGCCTAGCAGGCCGACCTCATAGACATAGGTCGAAATCACGCTGGAGGACGAACGATTCAAATCGTTTTGCATCAAATAAATTTTTTCGAAGCCGATATCCATAATCGAGCCAAATTGGAAAATCAGCATAATTATCGCGGTCGGAATAAGCGCTGGCACAGCGATATGCCGAAGTCTCTGCAGCTTGGTTGCGCCGTCGATCATGGCCGCCTCGTACAGGCTTTTGTCCACCCCCGCCAGAACCGCTACGTACAGCACGGAAGCAAAGCCCATATTTTGCCATATATCAGAAAATACATAAATGCTCTTGAACAGCGCCGGCTCTGTCATAAAATAAACGGGATCGCCGCCCAGCCGGACGATGATGGTGTTGACCAGTCCTGTAGACGGAGACAGGAACGCCATGACGATCCCCACTAGAACGACGGTCGACAGAAAATGCGGCATAAAGGTGATGGACTGCACGCTTTTCCTGAACCGTCTGCTCTGCACCTCGTTAATGAGCAAGGCAAAAAGGATGGGGATTGGAAAAGCGACGATGATTTGATAAAGGCTAATGCCAAGCGTGTTGCGGATCAGCGTCCAGAACTGATAATTGTTGAAGAATCGTTCAAAATGCTTGAAGCCTGCCCAGCTGCTGTCCCAGAAGCCTTTGGCTGCGCTGAAGTCCTTGAAGGCAAGCTGGATGCCGTACATCGGCAAATATTTGAGCAACAAAAAATAAACGACGACGGGGAGAATGAGCAAATACAAATCCCAATTCCGTCGGACTGAGCGGGGAATACGCAGGCCGCGTTCTGTGCTTCTGGCACCGGATGTCATAACAGCACTCCTTTTTATCGCTAGTCCATAGACTGATGGGCAGCGCAGGATAAGGGCTTTCACCCCCATCCAACGCTGCCGTCGCATCCAGGCTACTTGGTATAACGCTCGTACGCCGCAGTGTAGATTTCGCGCAGCCGGTCAAGGCCCATCCGTTCAATCTGCTTGACATAGTCGTCGAACTCGTCCAGCGACGCCTTCCCCATCACGAATTCCGCCGTCCGCTGAGCGACCATGGGATAGATATCCGACTCCATCGCCAGCTTCTCTTCCGCCTCTGCCGCCGTAAAGCCGAATGGGGACCACAGCTCGTCCGGCAGGTAAGGCCTCAGCTTCTCTGCCGCTTCCTTCGCGGAGGGCTGTGTCTCGCCGCCTTTGAAGTAATCTTCAAGAATAAGCGTCGGAAGCGAGCCGCCTGCATACGGCACATATTTGGACACAACCTGGTCGAAGGACGAGCCCTCCGGAATTTCGTTGACAAGCTCCGGCAGGAAGTCGTAATGCCCGTCCGCGTTTTTCCCATACGATTCGCCTTCTATGCCCAGATACAGCATACGAATGCCTTCTTCGCTATAGAAGTAGTCGATCCATCTCATAGCTGCCTCGGGATGCGGATTCGAGCTGGAAATCATGAACGCGCCTTTGGAACCAAAGTGCCCGCGAGCGCTTGTGTAGAGCTGTTCTCCTGCAGGCCCGATCAAAGCTTGATCCAATCCGGCATAGTCGTCCGCGTTCGTATTCGCTCTCGCGATGACGTTGCCGAAGGAGAATGCGCCTACCTGGTTTTGTTCATTAAGCGCCAGAACCTTCGCGCCTGTATTCGTGAAGATTTCCTGATCAAGCAGCTTCTCCGTGTAGAGCTTGTTCATGAAGGTCAGTAATTCCTTGTATGCGTCACTGATTGGGAAAAATCTCAGCTCGCCTGACTCGGGATCGACATCCCAGTTGCCGTTGCCCATACCACGATTGCCAAGTCCAAACGCTCCGCGCAGCACGTGTATCGCTTCATCAAGCGAATCCGCCGTGAATGGCACCTCGTCCGCCTGACCGTTCCCGTTCATATCTCCATCGCGGAATGCCTTAAGCGTCTCGTACAATTCCTCTGTCGTCTTCGGCATACTCATGCCCGCCTTGTCCAGCCAGCTCCGATTGAGGAACAGCTTCCGCCAGATCTCGATGCTCGGGGAATCCGTCAAGCTCGGCATAGCGTAGATGTTGCCTTCAGCCGTCTCCAAGCCTTTGCGAATATCAGGATACTTCTCCATGACGGCCTTGAAGTTCGGCGCGTACTGATCGATTAATTCGTTCAGCCTCATCAGCGAGCCGTCGGCTCCATACTTGTCCACATCACTGTCGGGCATCTTGGTCCGGAAGAACACATCCGGCAATTCATTGCTGGCAAGGGCCAGATTACGTTTCTCGGTCATATCGGCACTCGTATACTCATCCCATTCCATGTGAATGCCGGTCATCTCCTCGTACTTCTGCCAAACCCGAATTTCATTCCAGTCTGTCGGCTGTGCAGGGCTGAGCATAACCATTGCGGACATCGTAATGGGCTCGTTCACAATCGGGAAGCCTGTATCGTTCAGCAGGGCAGGCTTGCTTGTCTCCGTCGGCGGCGCAGAAGCGCTTGCTCCCTTCGTATTCGTATTCGTATTGTTATTGCCGCTGCATGCCGCCAGCGTAGATGCCGCCATTACACACGTCAACATAACCGATAATGCTTTTCTCATAACATCGTTCCTCCCAGTTGATCCCATTTATTTTACAGAATATTAAGAATATTGTGACAATAATGAGCGTGTCTTGATCCCGCATCGTCATACCTGATGTCAGCTGAACGCTGATGCTTGTATCATCGACACGGGCTGGGCAGCGCGACGCGAGCGGTAACGCGCCTAAGACTCCACTGCCTGCTCCATTGGATGAAAGCGCCGCTAACCGCCGCTTCTTGTTCCGGTGGCCAAGGATTCGGCATATGCCGCTTTTTTCCGCAGCTTCTGCTTATACTTGTATTTGTATTTGTCGCTGATAATGAAGCTTTCACAATATTCGATGATGTGTTCCTGCGCGCTTGTTACTCTGGTCAGATGCATGACGGCCGTATTCTTCTTGATCTGCAGCATGGAGGCGATATGGGCCGGACAGTTCGCTGCCTCAACCTCGACCTCCGCTTCCTCCGCCATAAGACCGGAGCAATGGAAAATGGTCATATATAATCCGTCGCGATCCAGATCCACTTCTGTCGCCTTCTCCAAATATCGGCTTGGAATATAGGATCGTTCCCAAGCAAATAGTTCGCCGCCGATATGCCTCAGCCTGATCAGTTCATGAATGGGCTCATGCTCACTCACTTCCAGCTGCCGCATCAAGAGTGCTGAAGGCTGCACCTGCAGGAACGAAATCATTTGGAACGACGATTCCAGCCCGCTGCTCTCAAGCTCTTTGGACAAGCTGTAATTACTGGACAGCTCATGCTCGAATTGCGGCAGAGATACGAATGTGCCTTTTCCTTGCTTGCGCACCAGATAACCCTCCTGCACAAGCCCTTTGATCACCTCGCGCACCGTTATTCGGCTGACTCCGTATTCATCGCACAGCTCTCTTTCGCTGGCGATCTGCGCGCCTGGCGCCCAAACCTTGCTCTGAATCTTCTCCAGCATTTTGCTTCTAAGCTGATATTGGAGGGTGACCGGCAGCTTGTCATTGAGCATTCTTTCGACCTCCCTTCTCTTTACAAATTCTTTAAAGTGGTTATAACCACTCCGTTTAACTGGTTATAACATTATGTCATATTAGACTTGAAGTCAATATCATTTACAAAGACTAAAAGATAAAAGCCGCCAGCACTTAGGCTGGCGGCAGTTGGAATGGCTGCTGTTAACGTTTCAGCACATATTCAATAATCGGTTCCATCTCGTAGGGATCCGTCGTGGACTCGAAGCGCTCGAACACTTCCCCTTCGCGATCGATTAGAAACTTTGTAAAATTCCACTTGATAGAGTCGCCCTCCATATAGTGAGGCAGCTTCTCTTGAATGAGCGCAATTAATATTTTGGCGACGGGATGCTTCTCATTGAACCCTCTAAACGGCTTGGAATCCGCCAGATGGGTGAACAACGGATGTGCGTCATGATCGCGCACGTTCAACTTCTGGAACATCGGGAAGCTAACGCCATAATTCAAGAGGCAGAACGCTTCGACCTTCTCGTTGCTGTCCGGCTCCTGATCAGCGAACTGATTGCAGGGGAATCCCAGAACGACCAGTCCCTGCTCCTTGTATTTCTCGTACAGGTTCTGAAGCTCCTTGTACTGGAACGTAAAGCCGCATTGGCTTGCCGTGTTCACAATGAGCAGCACTTTCCCCTTGAATTCCTCCAACGATACTTCGCGGCCGTTCATAGCTGTGACTGAATAGGAATAGACGCTCACTGAAACTCCTCCTGGTGACTAATAATAGGTCTTGTCATCCCATTATACATGTCTGTATAAGGTTTGTATATAGTTGTCCCCTATTAGACCGACTGTTGTTGACTCATGGCAACAGCCGTCTTCCGCCTCCCGTACGCCACCGGGAGCATCGCCGCGCACAGCAGGGCGCAGATGATGTACATCCATGAATAAGACAGCAGGTCGGCTGCCGGTCCCATCAGAATGCCGCCGAGCGACACGCCCAGATCAGCCGAAGCGATGAACAGACCGATCAGAACGTTGCGGCTATGCTGCGGCAGAACGAAGGACAAGTAGGTCATCAGCGATGGATAAAGGATCGCCTGAGCCAAGCCCATCAGGACAGCGCCCAGGTAGAAGAAGATGAAGCCTCCGGAAGCTGCAATCCCGACGAATAGAGAAGCCAGCGCAAGAACAAGGATCGTGCCCATCATAAAAGCATTATGCCATTGGCCATCCGACGGTACGCGTGTCCGAAGCGTGAACCTGGCCAGCACAACGGTGCCTGCCTGCAGCATGAGATAGATGCCGGCGCTGCCGCCGGACACCTCCGCCGCATACAAAGGAACAAATGCGGTAACCGCCCCGAATACGAGCGAAGCCGCCAACATAATGGAGCAGCTTCGGGACAAGGCGCGATTCCGGAGGAGCTGTCCAAGCGACTCCAGCATGCCCGATCCCTTCTTGTCCGCGGCCTGCTGTTCCACACCTTTCTCGTTCGCGGCCTGCCCGCCTCCCGAGACGTCCGAGGTTCCATTCGATTGCGGCGCCATTCGGACCGTATACCCGAACAGTCCCGTCAACACAGCGATTGCTATCATGACAAAGGCGAACGCGCTCATGTCCCCGCCGTCCCATAAGCTAATGGCCAGCAGCGGGCCAACGATGCCCGGCATATACGTGAACAGCGAATAGAGCGAGATGCCCTGCGCGCGGTCCTTATCCGGCAGGGCGTCAATGATGCCGATCTGCAGCGCCATGGAGAAAAACGCCGTACACACGCCCTGCAGCATCCGAGCGAAAAAATAGCCCGGAAGCCCCGTAAACGTGTATAGAATGAGCGCCAGCCCGTTCAAAATGAGGATCGTGCGCAGCACCTTCACCGGACCCCGCTGCTGTATGATGCGCCCTGCCCATGGACGGAAGAACATCGTCGTGAGCAAATAAGCGCCCATAACGATGCCGATGGTCGTATTGCTCGCCCCCAGCGATTCGCCGCGCAGCGGAATAATGACGTTCAATATGGCATTGCCGCTGAAGAACAGCAGAGCCAGTCCATATAGTCGCATAAAAGGCCATGATAATGCACCGCGCATCGCAAATTCTCTCCCAACCTTATATCGTAATCGACGACGCCAGCAGCTTCTGCGCGTAAGAGGACTGTACGCTTCCCAGCCTGCTCGTCTCCAGCAGCTCTTCCATGCGGCCATCCCGGAATATCATAATCCGGTCGCACAAGTAGGCAGCTGCCTGAATGTCATGCGTAATAAAAATATAGCTCGTGCTGCTGCGCTCCTTGAGCCCCTTGAGCAGCTCCAGCACCTGAGCCTGCACCGATACGTCGAGCGAGCTCACCGCCTCGTCCAGCAGTATGCAGCTGGGCGCCGTGGAGATCGCTCTGGCGATACAGACGCGCTGCGCTTCTCCGCCTGACATTTCGTGCGCATATTTCGAGCTGTAGCTTACTGGCAGGCCAACGAGCTGCAGCAGCTCGCCCACCTTGTCCTTCATCTCGCTCCGCGTCATCCCAAGCGCCTGCATCGGCTCCATAAGCGCCTGCTCGACAGTGAAATACGGATTCAGGGAGGATCTGTAATTTTGAAAGACAGCGCTTATGGCGCCCGCCCGCGC
This genomic window contains:
- a CDS encoding ABC transporter ATP-binding protein; this translates as MLKVDGVDKSYRVGGMFVGSKRQVLHQVSFECARGECLGIIGESGSGKSTLGRLLLGIEKPDRGTITLEGKPVTDRRARAGAISAVFQNYRSSLNPYFTVEQALMEPMQALGMTRSEMKDKVGELLQLVGLPVSYSSKYAHEMSGGEAQRVCIARAISTAPSCILLDEAVSSLDVSVQAQVLELLKGLKERSSTSYIFITHDIQAAAYLCDRIMIFRDGRMEELLETSRLGSVQSSYAQKLLASSITI
- a CDS encoding extracellular solute-binding protein, with the protein product MRKALSVMLTCVMAASTLAACSGNNNTNTNTKGASASAPPTETSKPALLNDTGFPIVNEPITMSAMVMLSPAQPTDWNEIRVWQKYEEMTGIHMEWDEYTSADMTEKRNLALASNELPDVFFRTKMPDSDVDKYGADGSLMRLNELIDQYAPNFKAVMEKYPDIRKGLETAEGNIYAMPSLTDSPSIEIWRKLFLNRSWLDKAGMSMPKTTEELYETLKAFRDGDMNGNGQADEVPFTADSLDEAIHVLRGAFGLGNRGMGNGNWDVDPESGELRFFPISDAYKELLTFMNKLYTEKLLDQEIFTNTGAKVLALNEQNQVGAFSFGNVIARANTNADDYAGLDQALIGPAGEQLYTSARGHFGSKGAFMISSSNPHPEAAMRWIDYFYSEEGIRMLYLGIEGESYGKNADGHYDFLPELVNEIPEGSSFDQVVSKYVPYAGGSLPTLILEDYFKGGETQPSAKEAAEKLRPYLPDELWSPFGFTAAEAEEKLAMESDIYPMVAQRTAEFVMGKASLDEFDDYVKQIERMGLDRLREIYTAAYERYTK
- a CDS encoding glutathione peroxidase, whose amino-acid sequence is MSVYSYSVTAMNGREVSLEEFKGKVLLIVNTASQCGFTFQYKELQNLYEKYKEQGLVVLGFPCNQFADQEPDSNEKVEAFCLLNYGVSFPMFQKLNVRDHDAHPLFTHLADSKPFRGFNEKHPVAKILIALIQEKLPHYMEGDSIKWNFTKFLIDREGEVFERFESTTDPYEMEPIIEYVLKR
- a CDS encoding GntR family transcriptional regulator; this translates as MLNDKLPVTLQYQLRSKMLEKIQSKVWAPGAQIASERELCDEYGVSRITVREVIKGLVQEGYLVRKQGKGTFVSLPQFEHELSSNYSLSKELESSGLESSFQMISFLQVQPSALLMRQLEVSEHEPIHELIRLRHIGGELFAWERSYIPSRYLEKATEVDLDRDGLYMTIFHCSGLMAEEAEVEVEAANCPAHIASMLQIKKNTAVMHLTRVTSAQEHIIEYCESFIISDKYKYKYKQKLRKKAAYAESLATGTRSGG
- a CDS encoding MFS transporter — protein: MRGALSWPFMRLYGLALLFFSGNAILNVIIPLRGESLGASNTTIGIVMGAYLLTTMFFRPWAGRIIQQRGPVKVLRTILILNGLALILYTFTGLPGYFFARMLQGVCTAFFSMALQIGIIDALPDKDRAQGISLYSLFTYMPGIVGPLLAISLWDGGDMSAFAFVMIAIAVLTGLFGYTVRMAPQSNGTSDVSGGGQAANEKGVEQQAADKKGSGMLESLGQLLRNRALSRSCSIMLAASLVFGAVTAFVPLYAAEVSGGSAGIYLMLQAGTVVLARFTLRTRVPSDGQWHNAFMMGTILVLALASLFVGIAASGGFIFFYLGAVLMGLAQAILYPSLMTYLSFVLPQHSRNVLIGLFIASADLGVSLGGILMGPAADLLSYSWMYIICALLCAAMLPVAYGRRKTAVAMSQQQSV